Proteins encoded in a region of the Gallus gallus isolate bGalGal1 chromosome 35, bGalGal1.mat.broiler.GRCg7b, whole genome shotgun sequence genome:
- the LOC112531056 gene encoding mucin-4 isoform X1 yields the protein MPRLKQRRPQPLRYGSPGASPAPRRPPKEPSSSPSSSSSSSSGTPPAMPSEPDPPYRRRPTPQTPPNSGGCPLDIPLLLEELRVLQQRQLRQMQLTEDICRQVLLLGALSTPKSRAPPTPPPPPHKKPHFITGKPFFPLFPPKNQPHAAAFFLATPYRGVGVTPVVSAHPPNLGGGDAGGTRHECGFCGKGFGSESARQIHLRSHTGERPYGCSVCGNRFTTRGNLKVHYHRHRQKVPRLAVSPQPTNRGQLASSNTQLASSNNQLASSSMEPLLNTQLASSNNQLASSNTQLASSNNQLASSSMEPLLNTQLASSNTQLASSNTQLASNNNQLASSSMEPLLNTQLASSNTQLASSNNQLASNSMEPLVNTQLASSNNQLASSNTQLASSNNQLASNSMEPLVNTQLASSNNQLASSSMEPLLNTHVASSNTQLASNNNQLASSSMEPLLNTQLASSNTQLASSNTQLASSNNQLASNSMEPLLNIQLASSNTQLASNNNQLASSSMEPLINTQLASSNTQLASSNNQLASNSMEPLVNTQLASSNNQLASSNNQSASNSVQQLVNTQLASSDTQLASNNNQLASNSMEPLVNTQLASSNNHLASSNAQLASSNNQLASNSMEPLVNTQLASSNNHLASSNTQLVSNSMQPLINTQLASSNSHLASSSNQLASNNNQLASKGVQPLANTQLASSNTHLASNNIKLSSSNTQLAAGNVQPLVNIQLASSNTQLASNSVQLLVNTQLASSNNQLASKNIQSASSNTQPLSSTQPTSSNTQAMAKNTQLASNNTQLMANNTQSTSNNNQLMANTQSTSNNTHLMANNNQLTSSNTQLASNNTQLMANNTQSTSNNTQLMANNTQSTSNNNQLMANTQSTSNNTQLMANNTQLTSSNTQLASNNTQLMANNTQSTSSNTQLMANNTQLISNNTQLMANNTQSTSNNNQLMANNTQSTSSNTQLIANNNPLTSSNTQLASNNTQLTSSNTQLTSNNTQLMANNTQSTSNNTQLMANNTQSTSNNNQLMANNTQSTSNNNQLLANTRMNNNTQARSANTQLNSNNTPVTSSNTQPISDTQPVPTNTLPSTNTLPSTNTLPSTNTQPPPSNTQPTGNTQSVPEAQPMSANTQLISNTQLISNTQPKSLNSQLMSADTQPTPDTQLMADDTQSISDNTQPTSSNTQLLANNTQSVSNTQLTADNTPPISNNAPPISSTQLMATNTQPNSSNTQLISNTPLMANNIQLMANNTQQISSTQLISSNTQMISNTSPPISNTQLMANNTQPSSNTQLTTTNTQLTFNTTPPISNTQLMATNTQLTSNTTPRISNTQPMATNNQLTSNTTPPLSNTQLTANNTQLMATNTQLTATNTQLTSNTTPPISNTQLTATNTQLMATNTQLTSSTTPPISNTQLTATNTQLMATNTQLTATNTPPISNTQLTANNTQLMANNTQLTATNTQLTATNTQLTSSNTQLTSNTQLMATNTQLTTTNTQLMATNTQLMATNTQLTSNTTPPISNTQLMATNTQLTATNTQLTSSNTQLTSNTQLMATNTQLTTTNTQLMATNTQLMATNTQLTSNTTPPISNTQLMATNTQLTATNTQLTSSNTQLTSNTQLMATNTQLTTTNTQLMATNTQLMATNTQLTSNTTPPISNTQLMATNTQLTATNTQLTSSNTQLTSNTQLMATNTQLTATNTQLTSNTTPPISNTQLLTTTIQPLPTNTVLLLKTTDVQPRLGDENTPPSQTPKPRTTGWAFLGAPPHFWVPPISETTKLPQLVAKYPQPTGGGTRTQCPVCRRVLSCPRGSRSYFGGHIPFRCRVCGRGFSSRGHLRAHFGGHRGVPPNSCSVGDGVGSQQRVRGYLGRGPLPHGEGEERNEEEEEEDGEEEAGEADPQIGGGPPKEEEEEEGRKAERRGRAGSPPRNTGRGTEDTEPPPKKQGKGEK from the exons ATGCCGCGGTTGAagcagcgccggccgcagccgcTCCGATACG GCTCCCCCGGTGCCTCCCCAgccccccgccgccctcccaaggagccttcctcctccccctcctcctcctcctcctcctcctcggggACCCCTCCAGCCATGCCATCAGAACCGGACCCCCCATACCGCCGTCGCCCCACACCTCAAACCCCCCCAAATTCGGGGGGCTGCCCCCTGGACATCCCACTGTTGCTGGAAGAGCTGCGGGTGTTGCAACAGCGTCAGCTCCGCCAGATGCAGCTGACCGAGGACATCTGTCGCCAGGTCCTCCTCctgggggctctgagcaccccaAAATCCCGCGCCCCCCCGaccccgcctccccccccccacaaaaaGCCCCATTTCATCACGGGGAAaccttttttccctcttttcccccccaaaaaccaACCTCACGCCGCCGCCTTCTTCTTAGCAACTCCCTACCGCGGGGTCGGGGTGACGCCGGTGGTCTCGGCCCACCCCCCAAATTTAGGTGGGGGGGACGCGGGGGGGACACGTCACGAGTGTGGGTTTTGTGGGAAGGGGTTCGGGAGTGAGAGCGCCCGGCAGATCCACCTGAGGTCCCACACAGGAGAACGGCCCTACGGCTGTAGTGTCTGCGGCAACCGGTTCACCACGCGTGGCAACCTGAAGGTTCACTACCACCGGCACCGACAGAAGGTCCCCCGCCTGGCCGTGAGCCCACAGCCCACCAACAGGGGCCAGTTGGCCTCCAGCAACACCCAGTTGGCCTCCAGCAACAACCAGCTGGCTTCCAGCAGCATGGAACCACTTCTCAACACCCAGTTGGCCTCCAGCAACAACCAGTTGGCCTCCAGCAACACCCAGTTGGCCTCCAGCAACAACCAGCTGGCTTCCAGCAGCATGGAACCACTTCTCAACACCCAGTTGGCCTCCAGCAACACCCAGTTGGCCTCCAGTAACACCCAGTTGGCCTCCAACAACAACCAGTTGGCTTCCAGCAGCATGGAACCACTTCTCAACACCCAGTTGGCCTCCAGCAACACCCAGTTGGCCTCCAGCAACAACCAGTTGGCTTCCAACAGCATGGAACCACTTGTCAACACCCAGTTGGCCTCCAGCAACAACCAGTTGGCCTCCAGCAACACCCAGTTGGCCTCCAGCAACAACCAGTTGGCTTCCAACAGCATGGAACCACTTGTCAACACCCAGTTGGCCTCCAGCAACAACCAGCTGGCTTCCAGCAGCATGGAACCACTTCTCAACACCCACGTGGCCTCCAGCAACACCCAGTTGGCCTCCAACAACAACCAGCTGGCTTCCAGCAGCATGGAACCACTTCTCAACACCCAGTTGGCCTCCAGCAACACCCAGTTGGCCTCCAGCAACACCCAGTTGGCCTCCAGCAACAACCAGTTGGCCTCCAACAGCATGGAACCACTTCTCAACATCCAGTTGGCCTCCAGCAACACCCAGTTGGCCTCCAACAACAACCAGTTGGCTTCCAGCAGCATGGAACCACTTATCAACACCCAGCTGGCCTCCAGCAACACCCAGTTGGCCTCCAGCAACAACCAGTTGGCTTCCAACAGCATGGAACCACTTGTCAACACCCAGTTGGCCTCCAGCAACAACCAGTTGGCCTCCAGCAACAACCAGTCGGCCTCCAACAGCGTGCAACAACTTGTCAACACCCAGCTGGCCTCCAGCGACACACAGTTGGCATCCAACAACAACCAGCTGGCTTCCAACAGCATGGAACCACTTGTCAACACCCAGTTGGCCTCCAGCAACAACCATTTGGCCTCCAGCAACGCCCAGTTGGCCTCCAGTAACAACCAGTTGGCTTCCAACAGCATGGAACCGCTTGTCAACACCCAGCTGGCCTCCAGCAACAACCATTTGGCCTCCAGCAACACCCAGTTGGTCTCCAACAGTATGCAACCACTCATCAACACCCAACTGGCCTCCAGCAACAGTCACTTGGCCTCTAGCAGCAATCAGTTGGCCTCCAACAACAACCAGCTGGCTTCCAAGGGCGTGCAACCTCTTGCCAACACCCAGTTGGCTTCCAGCAACACCCACCTGGCCTCCAACAACATCAAATTGTCCTCCAGCAACACCCAGTTGGCCGCCGGCAACGTGCAACCACTTGTCAACATCCAGCTGGCCTCCAGCAACACGCAACTGGCCTCCAACAGCGTGCAACTGCTTGTCAACACCCAACTGGCCTCCAGCAACAACCAGCTGGCCTCTAAAAACATTCAGTCGGCTTCCAGCAACACCCAACCACTCAGCAGCACTCAACCGACCTCCAGCAACACCCAAGCGATGGCTAAAAACACCCAGCTGGCCTCCAACAACACCCAACTGATGGCAAACAACACCCAATCGACCTCCAACAACAACCAGCTAATGGCCAACACCCAGTCGACCTCCAACAACACCCATCTGATGGCAAACAACAACCAACTGACATCCAGCAACACCCAGCTGGCCTCCAACAACACCCAACTGATGGCCAACAACACCCAATCGACCTCCAACAACACCCAACTGATGGCCAACAACACCCAATCGACCTCCAACAACAACCAGCTGATGGCCAACACCCAGTCGACCTCCAACAACACCCAACTGATGGCAAACAACACCCAACTGACATCCAGCAACACCCAGCTGGCCTCCAACAACACCCAACTGATGGCCAACAACACCCAATCGACCTCCAGCAACACCCAACTGATGGCAAACAACACCCAATTGATCTCCAACAACACCCAACTGATGGCCAACAACACCCAATCGACCTCCAACAACAACCAGCTGATGGCCAACAACACCCAATCGACCTCCAGCAACACCCAACTGATAGCAAACAACAACCCACTGACATCCAGCAACACCCAGCTGGCCTCCAACAACACCCAACTGACATCCAGCAACACCCAGCTGACCTCCAACAACACCCAACTGATGGCCAACAACACCCAATCGACCTCCAACAACACCCAACTGATGGCCAACAACACCCAATCGACCTCCAACAACAACCAGCTGATGGCCAACAACACCCAATCGACCTCCAACAACAACCAGCTGCTGGCCAACACCCGAATGAACAACAACACCCAAGCACGGTCCGCCAACACTCAACTCAACTCCAACAACACCCCAGTGACGTCCAGCAACACCCAACCAATCTCTGACACCCAACCCGTCCCCACCAACACCCTCCCCTCTACCAACACCCTCCCCTCTACCAACACCCTCCCCTCTACCAACACCCAACCGCCTCCCAGCAACACCCAACCAACGGGCAACACCCAGTCGGTGCCTGAAGCTCAGCCAATGTCTGCCAACACCCAACTGATCTCCAACACCCAACTGATCTCCAACACCCAACCGAAGTCCCTGAACAGCCAACTGATGTCTGCTGACACCCAACCAACGCCCGACACCCAGCTGATGGCGGATGACACCCAGTCTATCTCCGACAACACCCAGCCAACCTCCAGCAACACCCAACTGTTGGCTAACAACACCCAATCAGTCTCCAACACCCAACTGACAGCCGACAACACCCCACCCATCTCCAACAACGCCCCGCCCATCTCCAGCACCCAACTGATGGCCACCAACACCCAACCAAATTCCAGCAACACCCAGCTGATCTCCAACACCCCACTGATGGCCAACAACATCCAACTGATGGCCAACAACACCCAACAGATCTCCAGCACCCAACTGATCTCCAGCAACACCCAAATGATCTCCAACACCAGCCCACCCATCTCTAACACCCAACTGATGGCCAACAACACCCAACCCTCCTCCAACACCCAACTGACGACCACCAACACCCAGCTGACCTTCAACACCACCCCACCCATCTCCAACACCCAACTGATGGCCACCAACACCCAACTGACCTCCAACACCACCCCACGCATCTCCAACACCCAACCGATGGCCACCAACAACCAACTGACCTCCAACACCACCCCACCCCTCTCCAACACCCAACTGACGGCCAACAACACCCAACTGATGGCCACCAACACCCAACTGACGGCCACCAACACCCAACTGACCTCCAACACCACCCCCCCCATCTCCAACACCCAACTGACGGCCACCAACACCCAACTGATGGCCACCAACACCCAGCTGACCTCCAGCACCACCCCCCCCATCTCCAACACCCAACTGACGGCCACCAACACCCAACTGATGGCCACCAACACCCAACTGACGGCCACCAACACCCCACCCATCTCCAACACCCAACTGACGGCCAACAACACCCAACTGATGGCCAACAACACCCAACTGACAGCCACCAACACCCAACTGACAGCCACCAACACCCAACTGACCTCCAGCAACACTCAACTGACCTCCAACACCCAACTGATGGCCACCAACACCCAACTGACGACCACCAACACCCAACTGATGGCCACCAACACCCAACTGATGGCCACCAACACCCAACTGACCTCCAACACCACCCCACCCATCTCCAACACCCAACTGATGGCCACCAACACCCAACTGACAGCCACCAACACCCAACTGACCTCCAGCAACACTCAACTGACCTCCAACACCCAACTGATGGCCACCAACACCCAACTGACGACCACCAACACCCAACTGATGGCCACCAACACCCAACTGATGGCCACCAACACCCAACTGACCTCCAACACCACCCCACCCATCTCCAACACCCAACTGATGGCCACCAACACCCAACTGACAGCCACCAACACCCAACTGACCTCCAGCAACACTCAACTGACCTCCAACACCCAACTGATGGCCACCAACACCCAACTGACGACCACCAACACCCAACTGATGGCCACCAACACCCAACTGATGGCCACCAACACCCAACTGACCTCCAACACCACCCCACCCATCTCCAACACCCAACTGATGGCCACCAACACCCAACTGACGGCCACCAACACCCAACTGACCTCCAGCAACACTCAACTGACCTCCAACACCCAACTGATGGCCACCAACACCCAACTGACGGCCACCAACACCCAACTGACCTCCAACACCACTCCCCCCATCTCCAACACCCAACTGCTGACCACCACCATACAACCTCTCCCCACCAACACCGTCCTCCTACTGAAGACAACCGACGTCCAACCGAGGCTGGGTGACGAAAACACCCCTCCATCCCAAACCCCCAAACCCAGAACCACCGGTTGGGCATTTTTGGGTGCTCCCCCCCATTTTTGGGTCCCCCCCATTTCGGAAACCACCAAACTCCCCCAATTGGTGGCAAAATACCCCCAACCAACAGGCGGAGGGACCCGAACCCAATGCCCGGTGTGCCGCCGGGTGTTGAGCTGCCCACGGGGGTCACGGTCGTATTTTGGGGGTCACATCCCCTTCCGGTGTAGGGTCTGTGGGAGGGGGTTCTCCAGTCGGGGTCACCTGAGGGCTCATTTTGGGGGTCACCGCGGGGTACCCCCGAATTCCTGTAGCGTTGGCGATGGCGTGGGGTCGCAACAACGCGTCCGGGGGTATTTGGGGAGGGGGCCGCTGCCCCACGGAGAGGGGGAAGAGAGgaacgaggaggaggaggaggaggatggagaggaagaAGCGGGCGAAGCGGACCCCCAAATTGGGGGGGGACCCCcgaaggaggaagaggaggaggaggggaggaaggcgGAGAGGAGGGGACGCGCGGGGAG TCCCCCCAGGAACACAGGGAGGGGCACAGAGGACACGgagcccccccccaaaaaacaggggaagggggagaaatAA